In Gambusia affinis linkage group LG20, SWU_Gaff_1.0, whole genome shotgun sequence, the genomic window CAGAAATCCAACGCTCAGGTGGGCGATTGCTGGAGATGAGTGGAGTGGccaaaagaaaactgttaagATGCTGAAACATGAAGGGTATCTCAGACACACATGCTCACTTTTTTATTGGAAATGAATTTTGTTTATGGGTTAAGAGTAGATTTAATTGTCCAAAAGCTCAGGAAAGATTTCTGAGCTAGACAACGTGCAGGGTGACGGTCCATACGAGACGCGTAATGGTGAAAAATTGCTAGAGATCCACCTCAAAGCCCTTCCAATTACTTTgtctaaaaatgtcaaagacagATTGCTGTTCagtatttcacttaaaatactttttacatttgataAGTTGCGTCATTTTCAGGGCTAGGATTATCTCATTGTAGGTCATGATAAGTGTTGAGTCAATTAGAAACATCAGAGATGCATAGATCTGGGGTGGAAGAACGTTTTGATGGTCAGTCCCTGAAAACCACCACCTGACAAGACAAGTGAGTAagttaaatatatacatacacaaaatgttttactcgCTTCTGCTTGGCTGAAACACaacagtttaacaaaaacaacgaCAAAACAGGCGTTCAATACAATAACAAGTAATAAATGCAATGACTGCATGAGGAATTAATTATTAACCTGGTTCTTTTCTGCAACCTTCAAAGctgatttcagctttttttttttaaatcagatcttCTGTTATAATGTGCCAAACAGGAACTGCAGATGGTTGCTTTACTGGAATTTTGAGAGCATGTCGTCCCGGATTAAAGTTTTGACGGTGGCAcaagtgtgtttttgcagacaGCGTGGTTTGCATAGTGATGTCTTAATTATCTTGTGGAAAACTTCCTTTAACACAATGATATACCGGTAATACAACTTTGCTTTATTACAGCATTGTGTGGTGTATTTTTGCCCTGTATTTTTGCCCTGACACAGCATAAGGCCTTTTAAAATCACTCGTCAATAACTCATCATAAAACCAACTGGTTGCAAATTTgcacttatatgaattattgttcCTGTACTTTAGGAAGTATCAAATGGCATTCTGTTTAAtatatgcatctttttttttttttttttttttttgtcttccagaATGTCATCAATACTTTTACTCAAACAGCCAAACATTCCCGCTGTAGTTTCTACGGCAACGTCAACGTCGGGAAGGACGTGACTGTCGGCGAACTGCAGGGGGCGTACCACGCGGTCGTGCTGGTGAGAACACAGCGGCCGCGACCGAATCCTACAGCGAGAATTCATGCTttgacttttgttgtttttttttttgtatgtatttttctgTCAGAGTTACGGGGCGGAGGGCAACAGGAGGATGGGGGTGCCGGGCGAAGACCTGCCCGGCGTCTACTCAGCCAAAGACTTTGTGGGCTGGTACAACGGCCTGCCCAGCTGCCGAGAGGTCCGCAGAGgcggaaagaaaaaaaaaaaactcacccgTTCTCGtgtaaatcaaagcaaattgggctgatttcatgttttttatgaatTGCTCCTCCAGCTCAAACCGGACCTGAGTTGCGAAACAGCCGTCATTCTGGGACAAGGCAACGTGGCCTTGGATGTAGCGAGGATACTGCTGTCTCctttagacattttaaaggtGAGAAGGATTTCTCTCTCAATGAGAAAAGTTTTAACTTTGCACATAAAATATCTAGAGCACCTTGCAAAATCTTTGCAATCAAAAAAACACTATCAAGGACCTTGATGGGTATTGTAGTGTAGTTTTCTTCTGATGAAATGAATACCTTTGCTTACCTCAAAActggttgttgttggtttttcttcCCCTAATAAGCTAGGCAACAATTGCTCCTTTGGGGGTATTATAGATGGCTGACTGACCTTTAAGGAACGCAGTACTATCTGATACCGAAGCTTCACCTCATGATTTGTTGTCGTCCAGAAAACGGACATAACCCAGCCGGCCCTGGAAGCCCTCGCCGAGAGTCGGGTTCGGAAGGTGCTGATCGTCGGCAGGAGGGGACCCATGCAGGTCGCGTGCACAATCAAGGTTTGTGTCACGGAGCAGAGGAAAACAAGCTGAGCCTTTTATCACGAAGACACATCTGTCACATGGGAAACCCACACTAACCCCAGTGTTTGACCTGCTCTGCAGACGCCTGCTTCAGTCTGTTGTAGACTTCCTGTTGTGTGGCATCACCGTCTTGTGGACGAGCCAGTTTCTGCCTACTTTTAGCTGGCGTGACTCCAGAGTACCTCGCAACACACAGGATGTAACGTTTGGCTGATGACACTGCTAGCTGCCCAGGTTCTGTTGGAGGATAGTGGGGGGTTATGGTGACAGGTTGGGTTTGTTGTTTAACCAAACGCCGCTGTTCATTATGACCAAAACTTCCGTCCTTTACATAACACGTCTAAACGTTGTGGCCTGGTTTGTCGAGAAAAGTTTGGGTGGTTTGGACCAAACCCTGCAAATCGACGACATGCTTTTCACCTGCTAATCTGTCTGAAGTCATATTTTTCAATTCCTGTCTAATTCTACTTGataaattataacatttaacACACTAACTTAGACCTAGAAGATGTCTAATAGAAATCTTggcttttttttggtttgttttgtattttcttacagTTTGAGACAGTCTTTCTCTGAGATCTGTGGCAGTCTTCAAAGTTTGCAGTTCAGTTTCCACTTACAACTTGATTTGCTATTGTAAAATGATGGACCTTCCCAATACTGTGGACTCCTGGTCTTCCCTGGAGCTTACGGACCCGTAGCCGTCCACGAATAGTTGAAATCTGGGATTACTCGAGTAGCAAACACATCTAGCTGCCTATTTTAATAACTCAACCACCAATTACACCTTAATATTCATCAATACACACAGTGGATCCAGTCTTAACGCTACACCAGAAACTAACGTATACGCTCTCTGTTGTTTCCGCTCTTTGAGTTGCCACCAATCAACGGGAGGGAAATTGAATGGTGCTTCTAGTTTGGTTCGCTTTACAGACAGGCAGCCAATAGCGTGTCAAGTAGCATAGCGCTTAGCTGGTTCAACTTGACAAGCTGAAATACCAAGTTGTTTGTCATATGCTGTAaggaaaaatccaaaatgatGTGGATCTTCTAGGAATAATATGGAGTTATGTCACACAGAAATCGCCAAATACAATAAAcgtaaataaatgtaaataaacggGGATCCTCTGTAATCCTTGCAGATTGATGGGAAGGAGACATTTTGGTTACCTTCCCTACTTGGCATTgtgttaacttcagtttttacatACACAGGTGCTaattaagactttatttaaaaGTCTCCTTCCTGTTTGCATCTTAAGTTTCTCTtaagtttaaaaatagtttctaggcatttttttttccatttctgctcAGTTTGAATTGAGTAAATGACTTTGTGTgatatgttgtgttttcaagTGCTGCTAACAAAATATGCTAAAATTTTAGCATCAATTAGGACTGAGTCACTTTTTTTCCAGCAGGTTAtgaacaaagtttattttaaaaatggaaacctGAATCAGAAGGTTTCAGCTTCCTGAAACCTTCTGATTTCAGAAAcccagaaaaaaagagaacacaACCCCATCGTGGGAGACTTCTGGGTTTTGTTTGAAAtcgtgttgtttttgtttaaaacgtTTAAAGGTGGAGCTTTGAAAACCCGAGTGCTGCGGCTATCAGATTTCTTCATGTCGTCTACAGGAGCTCAGAGAAATGGTGAACCTGCCGGGAACCAGGCCCCAGATGGTGACAGCTGATTTCGAAGGCGTCTCAGAAGCCCTTAAAGGTCAGAGGCAAATCAAAGCCTTTACagtttcttctttcttgtttttctttttcttctttaaaataattttccagtACCAcaacagcttgtttttttttgtttcattttgggttttttttgtacgAGTCTGACTCAAGATTTTCGGATTTCGCTCTTAGTTCTCATCTCCTTGACTTGACGGAAAGCATGCGAGTTCACGAGAAAGCGACGTGTGACTAATGCAGAACACTCGAGCCGTCATATGGCAGGAGGAAATGCATGTTGTGGTTAACAGCTGAGGCAGGCCCATGGCTCGTACGCTGAGCAGAACGGAAACTGTTCACAGGTTAAGATCGCTTCTGACATACGAGAGCCGGCAGCGGGCCGCAGACCAGGAGAGCCACTCTGCCGCTCGCAGTCGTCCTGCTGACCTTCTGGCCTGCAGCCGCAGCCTTGATGGAGCCGTGGCATTGATTTGAAACCGATGCTCTTCTTCGCCTTGACCTTCTGAATATTTTAGGCGATAAGCAGTGAGGGACAAATGCAACATTCAACACAGAACTTCTGTGACAAATGAGAGTGTTATCACCTGCATGCACCTTCATCTGCGTTTTTACGCAGTTCCGGTGCCTTGTTGGGTTTAATAAATCCTGCGTTTGATATCTGCAAGCCTTCAAAAACCCTTAACTTAACCCCTACAGATCTGTGTttggtgtgtgaatgtttgtgtgcgtgtgaatGTAACTCTAGCGTAAAgtgttcaaaattattttaaaagtgtgagACAAGATgagccatttaccattttatcaTTCATTTTAGGACTGCAACTAAGCCTGATGcagtaaacaacaaataaataaattgcatgGTAAGTTAAAATGAGTTGGATCATTTCCATGTGGAAGAAAAGCCGGCATTTTGAGAAACGCTGCAAACATTTAGCACCCCGTACCAAGGATTTACTTTGCTCTACCTGccacttttgcctgttttctctGTCTAAATTGAACTATTATCATTTGTTTAATGCAGTTTTGGTTACAGAGGCTTCATAATCCATTTGAATTCTTATCGTTTCAGTTgttgggtttatttattttggatgtttaagaGATTTTCCAGTTCCGGTGTTAAAAATATTCCTTCcaaattaaagttatttgaTATATGAGAGAGGGTACTTCCATTaaaacactattattattattattattattattattattattattattattattattattattattagattagttgaaaatggtttcaaattGACAATGTTATCGTTTaacgcaataatttctgggacgatttatcgttcagcaaaatttgctgtTTTGACCCAACAAGTagctgcaactaacgattattttagtaatcagttGTTCagacgattaatcaattaaatggGTTTAAAAAAACTACCACAATCTTTTCTTTCATGGTGAAAATGGACTTGCAAGCTTTGGTTTTTAATAACTGCGGTTGGCTAAAAATAATGGTGTCAATTTCACATCAGTCTATTATCAGACCTGAGATCTCATTGTGCTGATGTGAAACTGATCGTGAACAAAAATAACTGATAACGGCATTATGTACATCTAAACATGGTAGCCTAGCCTTACAAACCTGGGGGACATCAGCAAAACCATGGTGTGAAACCGATTCAGGTGGAATAAAGTATTCAATTTTTAACTTGCTGAACACACAAGTTTAACTTTTCCTCCACGCGTTTGGCGAATAAGTCAAATTTAAAGCGGCGGTGTCTCTGCCGTCCCAGACGTCCCGCGGCCCAGGAAGCGCCTCACCGAGCTGCTGCTGAAGACGGCCCTGGACGCGCCCGGAGACAAGGAGCTGGAGAGGCGGAGAAACGCCGCCAAGGTCTGGGGGTTCCTGTTCTTCCGGAGCCCCATGGAGATCTTAGCCGACCCGGGCTGCAGCCGAGCGGCCGGCATCCGACTGGCGGTCAACAGGCTGGAGGTTGGAGCATCGCTTTGgatttcaaaacacaaactgcGCCCGCTTCGGATTCTTATAGTCTGTGTTTAtcggggtcaggggtcaggagACGCAGCTCGGCCCGTTCTGACCGGAGAGGTGGAAGACGTTTCCTGCGGTCTTGTCATCAGCAGCATCGGCTACAAGAGCCTCCCCATCGATCCTGCCGTGCCGTTCGACTCCCGCAGAGCCGTCGTGCCAAACTCGGTGGGCCGGGTTCACCAAGCCGCAGGTTTCAAAACCTTCTACTGTAATAAGAACCCTTTAACTAGACCATTTTCCACAACTCGGCCTTTCTCTTTAGGCTTGTATTGCAGCGGTTGGCTGAAAACGGGCCCCACCGGTGTGATAGCCACCACTATGAACAACAGCTTCGACACGGGCCGGTCCCTGCTGGAGGACATGGACTCTGGAGCGTTGGACGTGTCGGCTGCCAAACCCGGATCGAGAGCAGTCAGCGCTCTGCTGGAGGAGCGAGGTACAGCAACGCCTCAGCGCTTGTCGCCACATTTGTTGTTAACAGTCTTTATTTATCTTCACCCAGAAATGAAttgcaacacagaaacatcacagctatctacttaaaaaaaaaaaaaactgtatccAGGGTTTCCACccattcttaaaaataattgaattcaagtatataaaattaaggccttaaaatgtcttacatttgtgaaaaatggaGACTATTTAATCTgacatattctttttttaaattaatattactATTAATATTAGTTACTTTGCTACTTTGATTCACATTCAGACATCTTCATCGCATTGTATGACTGGAGACGGTTGAGGCtacgctaactagctgctaacataCCATGGCTAGCTAGGGTATGTTAGCTTTGCATCTGTCATTTGTAAGTGCAAATCTGTTTCCACTTAGCTGGAGGAAGTTGGTAGTTTCTCTGGAGATACgagtcttaaatttaattcttaGTGGCCTTGAAAGGTctttaaatttgagtttgagtcaaaacaattaattggattaacCATGATGAATATTAATGAAGAAATTGTCAAATAATTGAATTGGGAAATGTTGGTCAACTGGAGTATGCAGATGCCAAAACAGGATGTTCTGCTGAACATATtcagcagtaattaagccaaaactgtacaaaacaatGTTGCATTTacgatttaaaacaaacaaaacaaaaaactactgTCTGTAATATGTTCTATCCTGAACTCGAGtagcattgttttattttcccctggttcaaattctgcccAAGAAAAATTTCCTATTGAGCACCTTTTACTCTCCAGTTTTGAGTTGACCACAAAGTCTCCATGGTGCCCACCTGTTGGTTTAACATCCGGTTCAGGTAGCAAGAGTCGGGGAAATCACAGACTGACTAAAACTGGCTTCTTTATTAATGattattaatgtttattgtCCTTAAGAGCCAGGAACAAAACTCAAAACGTGAGgctgagctgctgctccagTCACTGAGGGTTCGTTTTGCGCCATTTGTAGGAGTGAAACCAGTCACCTTCTCAGACTGGGAGAAGATCGACAGCTTGGAGACGAGGAGGGGGGAAGCTTGCGGCAAACCCAGAGAGAAACTACTGAGTGTGGAAGAAATGCTGAAGGCAGCCCGGTCGTAACGGACGAGCAGCAGGCGGAGTCCAGGAGAACGGCGACACAATGACGGCGCTGGTTGCTGTATCCATGGGGACCAGATTCAAACTGTACAAATGTACTGTATGTTAGTACTTTTATGGCAAAAGTCTAAATAGTATAAGTATAAATATTCAAAGTCAATTTCAGCTGAAATATAATATAGAACAGGGGGGTCCAAAGCGTGGCGCAGGGGGCCATTTCTGGCtcttgaaatgatttttgtttggtCCCTGAccacaaataaaaagttgtaaaaaaataaaatacaatctggtcaacaaaatagaaagcaataaattaaccaaacaatttagaaattaaacgtttttctttaaattaaacagtCCAAAGAAGTTTTTATGTCTTGGATCTTTAATAATATCcaaattttatacaaaaaaaattgtgcatGTTAACATTTTATCTTTAGGTTTCAACTTGTAGAAACTCCACCTGTGGTGTGTtcactaattaggtgacttctaGTGGCAATTTGattgcagggttttttttgttttttttttgaggggcTGAGTGGAGGTTACCAAATCAAAGGATGAATGAAAATGcacaacacacttttcagacacATTTAGGACAATATATTGATAGATTGTAAAGTAAGCTGAATACTGCAGGTCAAACTtagcagtatttttttcttttaagttataaaataaagattttccaccctctttacaattatctattactttgtgtttgtcagtcACATAAAGTCCCTGCACCTTGTGACTATAATGTACAAACAGGTCAAGAAGTGAAGGCACTGTGTGTATAAAAAGTCAGCTGTTTCCTGGGTGTTTACCCAGACTAGAAAACTACATTTGGAAGTGGACCAACAGACACCATCAGTTTTGGTCCCCAGTGATGCCGTCCTGCTGCACTCGAAGCTCAGCAGTCATTGACTCTTAATACTACAAAGACTTTTGTTCCATGCtagctaatattttttttattttgtaatcaaaaataatgactttaaataaaatgataaattctCTGGGTGATGCTTTTGTAacttggaggggaaaaaagtggaAGCTAAATCATACGTGCACAAAATGAAATGGTTGCGCCACTAATGAAACTACAGTTACATAAATTAACCTGTAGTTTGTTAGCTTGGTCCAGAATCAGCCAGTTTATTCTTCCAACGCAGGTGACTATTCACTGGAGTgacactgccccctgctgggtGAGTCTAGATTACAGTCAATTCAAATGATCGGGAGCGACTTAAGTGGTCTGTTCACCATATTGAGGTTAACTGTTTattaaatacagcaaaaatTGTGAAGTGGTTTTGTCTTTGCATCCACATAATTTACTTTACTTGTGGTCAGACTCATTTTTATTggtcagcatttttttttttttaccagatttGTTTGAAGTCACTGTGTCCATTAAGCAAttcatcaaactgaaaatgaggcCGAATAGAacaagtttgaaaagaaaactggaataaggtgcattttggattttttctttctttttataaaaaaaggAGATGTAACTTTTGTGGCCCACGACTACTttcaattttgcaattgtggtttACCAGTCGCACTGGTGACACTGATTCTGTTCCTATTCCTCAGTAAGAGTTAGACAaaaattgacacttttaataaactttttaaaatatgcatctgATTGAGGACAATGAGCTATTGTCACAAGACTAAAGACCAGACTCTGAAATGGTTAAGAAATGGTTTATTTAGACAATTCCAGACTGAATTTCCGGTTGGATGCGTTTCTCCTGATCAGTAAATGCCGTAGGTGTGCTCCTTCCCATCTCTGTACCTGTCCAGGTAGCGTAGCGGCTGCCTGTGTGGATACTTGACCTGTGGAGGGTGGTACACTGGAGGCCTGATGAACTCGAACACCGGCTCCTTCATGTCTAGAGCGAGAATGTGGGTTTAGTTTTTAAACCGACTTCAAAACAAACGTGGCAACATAAAGAAACTCGACTCACTGAGTGTGTTGTGGAAGGTGTTGGTAACCGATTCGTCCCACTGGCTCTGGAAGAAGGCCAGGCCTGCTGGCGTCATGTCGTCCTGATGCTTTCTGTAGAAATCAATGGTCTTAAAGGTGCGGTCAACCAGCGAGTGGCTGAGGAGGAAAGACGGCATGGATTAATACACACACCAACACGAGTGGTAATGCTCCTCTCACATCCTGTTACGGTAAGAAAGTACATCTCATTTAAAGTGCTTGAACTTCTTGACTCTCTCACATTCAGGTAAGACGCCGGGGCCCTTACTCACCATGGCGACGGGTGGAGATCTTCCCGGAAGCTGATGGGTTTTTCCTGCTTGAAGAGGACATAGATATAGCGGTGGAAGCCTGTTCCCCTGGCAGGGAAGGGCGGCAGGTAGTGACACAGCTCCTCTCCGGCCTGCACAGCCCCGCCTGGAATGTTCCCGCTTTCAGGGACGTAAGACATTCCACATTTTTAAGATTCACATGGTTTGGCGCTAGCCATATGAAGAAATGCACACTTTGGATTGGATCAAAAGTACTTACACAAGCCAATGGAGGTACTCTGCCTCGTTATCCAGAAGATGTTCGTCtgcaaagaaatgaaataaatataaaggtatgttttctgaatttaaatgtgaaaactaGGGATGCACGCCATCAGCTTGTGATTAAGTGTCAATTAATGgttaaatagattaaaattaattcCAACCGACTAATAAAGTCCACCAAGACCTTCTTTtattgttgtagtttggccgctATCCAGCAGAGAGCGCCGCTGGTAATACTCAAGCGGAGCCTAGTGATTCAACATGGCGGCCATAGCACAACCGGAAAGAGAAACGGTCCAAACACAGTCAGTTAAGGGAGgtaaaatgcactttatgcggttctgttttgaaacatAAACTCTCTACAAGTTCTTTACGTTTCGCCTCGATAGCGCTCCTTCAGCCAAGATGCTGCATAACAGAGCGGCGTCAAGTTCTCCACCAAAAATAACGAAGGCGAGGACGTGGTGACAGGAAAGCGAGGAGATGACGCAGAAAAATTGTAACATgatgcagggggaaaaaaattgtttgcattGTGCCAATACATTAGGTGTATTAAGTGAGTTAATACACTTAATGAGCCGATGTTTTACGTTTTTATTCAGCAACCCAACACGTTCCTGTTTTGCTATGCTTTATATGCAAGTTTTAGAATGTGAGAAAcccacaattttctgtttattcagtcgATATTTAGTacagctgacttttttttcctaaattcaGTATATTATGAAACATGTATCCCTTATGTTAATAGAATGACGGTCAGCCCtcttgaaagaaatttaagttCTTAAGAAAATGGACGCTTATCAGTTAACCGTTAGTCGATGGATGAGATCAGTCAACCTTACATTAGCTCAATTGATAACTTGCATCCCCAGTGAAAACAGACTGCTTAATCTCACAGGCTAAAGGCGACGCTGACCTGGAGAGGTAAGCAGGAGGGTCCATAGCGAACCCTCCTCTGCGTCGAAGGCGATCTGGGGGGCCAACATTGCCTAGACAGACAAGATGGAGTCGAAGATAAGCtaagagaaaaaacataatgtggaaaaattcatcctctgttattttaaacatactTCTGTTGGCGTCAGCCGATTCCCACAATGCACTTGTC contains:
- the fdxr gene encoding NADPH:adrenodoxin oxidoreductase, mitochondrial, with protein sequence MRNCRRLLSELKLWTSGRSKWTRGLNEGLGGRGKAFLSTSSCPKVCIVGSGPAGFYTAQHLIKARQDVEVDIYERLPVPFGLVRFGVAPDHPEVKNVINTFTQTAKHSRCSFYGNVNVGKDVTVGELQGAYHAVVLSYGAEGNRRMGVPGEDLPGVYSAKDFVGWYNGLPSCRELKPDLSCETAVILGQGNVALDVARILLSPLDILKKTDITQPALEALAESRVRKVLIVGRRGPMQVACTIKELREMVNLPGTRPQMVTADFEGVSEALKDVPRPRKRLTELLLKTALDAPGDKELERRRNAAKVWGFLFFRSPMEILADPGCSRAAGIRLAVNRLEGSGDAARPVLTGEVEDVSCGLVISSIGYKSLPIDPAVPFDSRRAVVPNSVGRVHQAAGLYCSGWLKTGPTGVIATTMNNSFDTGRSLLEDMDSGALDVSAAKPGSRAVSALLEERGVKPVTFSDWEKIDSLETRRGEACGKPREKLLSVEEMLKAARS
- the mrpl38 gene encoding 39S ribosomal protein L38, mitochondrial, with amino-acid sequence MALRTVCAAALRTGTDLGVNNSRTISITAVLSKRVPPLGPMPTDDIDTSNLESLEKYRSYNRYFRQAEEAKNKRVWWKTYRSYVEKADPEHGAERVDIGLPYCRPSRTKEVKERRQTMSENKRNVELERASRLRTLKISLDRVQETWEKTGGPFNIKRLADHYGVFRDLFPMAYFLPQVTLRISYSQDTDGQVHCGNRLTPTEAMLAPQIAFDAEEGSLWTLLLTSPDEHLLDNEAEYLHWLVGNIPGGAVQAGEELCHYLPPFPARGTGFHRYIYVLFKQEKPISFREDLHPSPCHSLVDRTFKTIDFYRKHQDDMTPAGLAFFQSQWDESVTNTFHNTLNMKEPVFEFIRPPVYHPPQVKYPHRQPLRYLDRYRDGKEHTYGIY